A section of the Girardinichthys multiradiatus isolate DD_20200921_A chromosome 5, DD_fGirMul_XY1, whole genome shotgun sequence genome encodes:
- the si:dkey-9i23.8 gene encoding beta-1 adrenergic receptor codes for MEGLNGTVFPEKRWSEQHKWLLVAVLGVEVVMGVVGNSLVLIVKVMCRGQFCSRYWFPFISLTMSDLGCSLLITSGSMMAALTEGQRSPWCEVVSLLKFAFITSSIGSIAILSVERLIGMPSKRGALFGAMAAACLISWVTGVVFGSIPVIFNWVKYDPAEMLCAVFWESSYSDMMTYILCAFSICIFLPVLLMLVCSVRNAASFFSSNRHTSDEEGDLSEVAPLLVACYMICYSPFFMSELILLGRMDMTPAPDWLRTLSSMMSYLDCCLNPLIYCSHQNFREAGLALLWTRKPRNLELEPVLTAITITDLSM; via the exons ATGGAGGGATTAAATGGGACAGTGTTCCCTGAAAAGCGGTGGTCTGAGCAACATAAGTGGCTGCTGGTCGCTGTGCTGGGTGTAGAGGTGGTGATGGGAGTTGTAGGAAACAGTCTCGTTCTGATCGTCAAAGTTATG TGCAGGGGTCAGTTCTGCTCCCGTTACTGGTTTCCATTCATCAGTCTCACCATGTCAGATTTAG GTTGTTCACTTCTCATTACGTCTGGCTCCATGATGGCTGCTCTGACAGAAGGTCAGAGGTCCCCATGGTGTGAAGTTGTCAGCCTGCTGAAGTTTGCCTTCATCACCTCATCCATTGGCAGCATAG CTATTCTCAGTGTGGAACGTCTCATTGGCATGCCATCCAAAAGAGGTGCTCTGTTTGGTGCCATGGCAGCTGCCTGTTTAATTTCTTGGGTAACGGGGGTGGTGTTCGGGAGCATCCCTGTCATTTTTAACTGGGTCAA GTATGATCCTGCAGAAATGCTGTGTGCTGTTTTCTGGGAAAGTAGCTACTCAGACATGATGACGTACATCCTCTGTGCTTTTTCCATCTGCATCTTCCTTCCTGTCCTCCTCATGCTTGTCTGCTCTGTAAGGAACGCTGCCAGCTTCTTCTCCAGCAACAGGCACACCAG TGATGAAGAAGGAGATCTGTCCGAGGTGGCCCCTCTGTTAGTGGCGTGTTATATGATCTGCTACAGTCCTTTTTTTATGTCTGAG CTGATCCTGCTGGGTAGGATGGACATGACTCCGGCCCCAGACTGGTTAAGGACGCTGTCCTCAATGATGTCATATCTGGACTGCTGTTTAAACCCTCTAATCTACTGTTCCCATCAGAATTTCCGTGAGGCTGGTCTGGCTCTCCTGTGGACCAGAAAACCAAGGAACCTAGAGTTAGAGCCTGTTCTCACTGCTATAACTATAACTGACCTGAGCATGTGA